A single genomic interval of Asinibacterium sp. OR53 harbors:
- a CDS encoding SusC/RagA family TonB-linked outer membrane protein → MRKLFVFLAGFVFLSTQLFAQSRTITGKVTDAKDGAPLAGVSIVTQDGKSGVKTQADGGFSIAIPSASKALVFSYVGYTSQTITIGSSTSFTVQLKSEESNLSEVVVTSFGIRRDKKTLGYSTPVINSDELTSTRNSNISNALSGKAPGVRTQGTGGSFTGSSILIRGYTSMTGSSAPLFVVDGVPIDNSGGGVSLQNGTTTSNRVVDINPDDIESMTILKGAAATSLYGSRGAGGVILMTTKKGRKRVKDNVEVVSSYSMVEVNRLPEFQNTYAQGAGGLYVTNNASSWGPLIMGQTVTNYFGKSEQLAAYPNNVKDIFQKGYSAQNSISFSGGSDKTTYRLSYNNTQETYVLRNNKLSKNGLTLNLNSELTSKLTASAFLNYNNTASNRTQQGNQLSNPIFRAWFIPRSYDLTKLPYYDAAGNEWFYGSEDNPYWSMDNVRYNDETNRFFGNAGLKYKFNNWLNADLKVGADVFSFKAHGFDEIGIRGGGNTSSSGTGGVREVRNTVRNFNSYFTLNANQKFGSLNVAATLGNEIFDNYSNTSTVVGTSLSIKGFDQMKNATVFTPSFGTSQTRTIGFFGDVVVDYRNWLSLNVKARNDLPSTLPEATRSVFYPAAAVSVLLSEALPGIKSDFVNQVKLRANIGKVGRGPGAYNTDNYAVTGGASDGFGPSIAIPFNSLLAYTISNSAGNPKLKPEFTTEWEVGANVNLWNNRLIIEANYYQRKLTDGLFGVPVSPASGVTSVFQNAGEIETKGVELGLTLTPVKLRDFNWTINGNYTQFKSTVTKLAPGVSVITLGGFTTPNVRLVEGDEFGQIYGNKYQRDAQGRMILSASGLPLPTSSVFKIGNPNPKFTIGLTNTFSYKNFTLDVLVDIRSGGDIYSRDVKDLRSNGVAIETAALPRFDKDNVTLLKNYQFTGVDANGNAVNVPITAEQYWGNSGKYVAAEGFILNTSWVRVREMNLSYKLPKKLVDKSPFGAIEFGIYGQNLFLWAKDYPHFDPEQNLFGSSNFQGLQFNSNPSTRTMGVNLKLTF, encoded by the coding sequence ATGAGAAAACTATTTGTCTTTCTTGCGGGCTTTGTGTTTCTGTCTACACAATTGTTCGCTCAAAGTCGCACCATTACCGGTAAAGTAACAGATGCGAAAGATGGAGCTCCGCTTGCGGGAGTTTCTATTGTAACCCAGGATGGGAAAAGTGGTGTTAAAACCCAAGCAGACGGCGGTTTTAGTATTGCCATTCCCTCAGCTTCCAAAGCGCTGGTCTTTTCTTATGTTGGTTATACGTCACAGACTATAACCATTGGATCTTCCACTTCTTTTACAGTACAACTCAAATCCGAAGAATCTAATCTTTCTGAAGTAGTGGTTACTTCGTTTGGAATCAGGAGAGATAAGAAAACGCTGGGATATTCCACGCCAGTGATCAATTCCGATGAACTTACTTCTACGCGTAATTCCAATATCAGCAATGCACTTTCGGGTAAAGCGCCGGGTGTAAGGACCCAGGGAACAGGCGGTTCTTTTACGGGTTCCAGTATCCTCATTCGTGGTTATACTTCCATGACAGGTAGTAGTGCTCCTTTATTTGTCGTAGACGGAGTACCTATTGATAATAGCGGTGGCGGTGTTTCCCTGCAGAACGGAACAACTACCTCCAACAGGGTGGTGGATATCAATCCCGACGATATTGAATCGATGACTATTCTGAAAGGAGCGGCTGCTACTTCTCTTTATGGTTCCAGGGGTGCAGGTGGTGTGATCCTTATGACCACCAAGAAAGGTAGAAAGAGAGTAAAAGATAATGTGGAAGTGGTTAGTTCTTACAGTATGGTTGAAGTGAACCGGTTGCCAGAGTTCCAAAATACTTATGCCCAGGGTGCAGGAGGATTATACGTTACTAATAATGCCTCTTCCTGGGGGCCATTGATCATGGGACAAACCGTGACCAACTATTTTGGCAAATCAGAACAATTGGCTGCGTATCCTAATAACGTAAAAGACATTTTCCAGAAAGGATACAGTGCGCAGAATTCTATCAGTTTCAGCGGCGGATCGGATAAGACCACTTACCGGCTGTCTTATAATAATACACAGGAGACTTATGTGCTCAGGAATAATAAGTTGAGTAAAAACGGACTTACGCTGAATCTGAATTCAGAACTGACTTCCAAACTGACTGCATCAGCTTTTCTGAATTACAACAATACGGCTTCGAACAGGACGCAACAGGGTAACCAGCTGTCGAACCCTATTTTCAGGGCATGGTTTATTCCGCGTAGTTATGATCTTACCAAGCTTCCCTATTATGATGCTGCAGGTAATGAATGGTTCTATGGCAGTGAAGACAATCCCTATTGGTCGATGGATAATGTTCGCTACAATGATGAGACCAACCGTTTCTTTGGCAATGCCGGCCTGAAATATAAGTTCAATAACTGGCTAAATGCCGATCTGAAAGTTGGTGCCGATGTGTTTTCTTTCAAAGCACACGGATTTGATGAGATTGGCATTCGCGGAGGCGGTAATACCAGCTCAAGCGGTACAGGTGGCGTAAGAGAAGTCCGGAATACCGTAAGAAACTTCAACTCTTACTTCACCCTGAATGCAAACCAGAAATTCGGATCATTGAATGTTGCTGCAACTTTGGGTAATGAAATATTTGACAACTATTCCAATACGTCCACTGTTGTAGGAACTTCTCTGAGCATTAAAGGGTTCGACCAGATGAAAAATGCAACGGTATTTACGCCATCGTTCGGTACCTCGCAAACCAGGACTATTGGATTCTTTGGAGATGTGGTAGTGGATTACAGGAACTGGCTCTCATTGAACGTGAAAGCCAGGAATGATCTTCCTTCTACATTGCCTGAAGCAACCAGGTCTGTATTCTATCCGGCCGCTGCCGTAAGCGTTCTACTTTCTGAAGCATTGCCCGGTATCAAATCAGACTTTGTAAACCAGGTGAAATTAAGAGCCAATATCGGTAAAGTGGGTCGCGGACCAGGCGCATATAATACAGATAATTATGCTGTTACCGGGGGGGCATCAGATGGCTTCGGACCTTCTATCGCCATACCTTTCAACAGCCTGCTTGCTTATACTATTTCCAACAGTGCAGGTAACCCGAAGCTCAAGCCTGAGTTTACAACTGAATGGGAAGTCGGTGCCAATGTGAACCTGTGGAACAACCGACTGATCATTGAAGCGAACTATTACCAGCGTAAACTGACCGATGGATTATTTGGCGTACCTGTATCACCTGCTTCTGGTGTAACTTCTGTTTTCCAGAATGCCGGAGAGATTGAAACAAAAGGTGTTGAATTAGGACTTACGCTGACACCTGTTAAGCTCAGGGATTTCAACTGGACCATCAATGGTAACTATACACAATTCAAATCAACTGTAACAAAACTGGCGCCGGGTGTTTCTGTAATCACTTTGGGAGGCTTTACAACACCGAACGTACGACTGGTGGAAGGAGATGAATTCGGACAGATATATGGTAACAAATACCAGCGCGATGCACAGGGAAGGATGATACTTTCCGCTTCAGGATTGCCGCTGCCAACTTCCAGTGTATTTAAAATTGGTAATCCGAATCCTAAATTTACGATCGGCCTCACCAATACCTTCAGCTATAAAAACTTCACATTGGATGTGCTAGTGGATATCCGCAGCGGCGGCGATATCTATTCAAGAGATGTGAAAGACCTGCGGAGTAATGGTGTAGCTATTGAAACAGCTGCTTTGCCAAGGTTTGACAAAGACAATGTTACATTACTGAAAAATTACCAGTTTACAGGTGTCGATGCAAACGGTAACGCGGTAAATGTTCCTATCACTGCTGAACAATATTGGGGCAATAGCGGAAAATATGTGGCGGCGGAAGGTTTTATTCTGAATACTTCCTGGGTAAGGGTAAGGGAGATGAATTTGTCATACAAGCTACCCAAAAAACTGGTTGACAAATCTCCGTTTGGCGCTATCGAATTCGGTATTTATGGCCAGAATCTTTTCCTGTGGGCAAAAGATTATCCGCATTTCGATCCGGAGCAGAACCTTTTTGGATCCAGCAATTTCCAGGGGTTGCAGTTTAACTCAAACCCATCGACACGTACCATGGGAGTTAATTTGAAACTCACTTTCTAA